In the Roseimicrobium gellanilyticum genome, one interval contains:
- a CDS encoding ion channel: MGLVLSKRRMIVTLRRQPSSLLLAAQLLAVLIYPFLDNSDAGRVAYVLFCNVVLALALWVVNRNPFVNWIGWVLAIPAVICSVVGHLGKHPSFLTVGYSLEALLYFYTAVGLIFYMLGDQSVTFDELVAAGATFTLLAWSFAFAFLVCQAWVPGSFTASQNTQDPRSWLELLFLSFATLSGVGLSDIIPIRSFARSLVMLEMFCGVMYLAIVVSRLIALATIRAKQGK, from the coding sequence ATGGGCCTCGTCTTGAGCAAGCGTAGAATGATTGTCACGCTGCGTCGGCAGCCCTCGAGCCTGCTGCTGGCTGCGCAATTGCTCGCGGTATTGATCTATCCCTTTCTGGATAACTCCGACGCAGGAAGAGTGGCCTATGTGTTGTTCTGCAACGTGGTGCTGGCTCTTGCCCTCTGGGTGGTGAACCGTAATCCGTTTGTGAACTGGATTGGCTGGGTGTTGGCGATACCCGCGGTGATTTGCTCCGTCGTCGGACACCTGGGGAAACACCCCAGTTTCCTGACGGTCGGCTATTCATTGGAGGCACTTCTCTATTTTTATACGGCGGTGGGTTTGATCTTCTACATGCTGGGGGACCAGAGTGTGACCTTCGATGAGCTCGTAGCCGCGGGCGCCACCTTCACCCTGCTGGCCTGGTCGTTCGCCTTCGCCTTTCTGGTGTGTCAGGCCTGGGTACCGGGCAGCTTCACGGCTTCGCAAAACACGCAGGACCCGCGGAGCTGGCTGGAGCTGCTGTTCCTGAGCTTCGCCACGCTTTCAGGAGTGGGGTTGAGTGACATCATTCCCATCCGCTCCTTCGCGCGCTCCCTGGTAATGCTCGAGATGTTTTGCGGAGTGATGTATCTGGCCATCGTGGTGTCACGACTCATCGCGCTGGCCACGATTCGGGCGAAACAGGGGAAGTAG
- a CDS encoding inverse autotransporter beta domain-containing protein, giving the protein MKLPRTLLPSLASLVLASTSHAGTYAAPKAVEAAVAPAPDATSTVVGAALNTNDHMTEGSAFLLQPLWDNVGQHGTMGGSLFFAEPYFTWGEEGEFSGSLGLGFRHLFSNEPTSGGNRVTGLLAEGLFVGANVFTDYKRTEANADLWQLGIGVEAGVRYLEVRANYYLPLHDGETISRFDATEFTPTSVGGSPAIRATTRTIDIIEEPMEGWDAELALLIPGLDQYFDVRLIGGFYSFETNTSGRAVAYSSDVEGWKAGVEVRPVPAVVLAGMWYEDENLVEDNWMVSVRLEVPLGKPGSESFAPRRRHLQERLLEPVHRQNAAIQTGISFEPSKVKSTTVLTTAQQANRFLQDLKGWGAVYTGGNSATVVGPTSNNGGGSDQFNAGLIKTGTGATLTLNQSGAYIGGVRVGDTRTTTAGNVAVLANNATGQIYFNGQPFTQGGTWGPTGYTNPDGSFIPYPAGFTPPTTTP; this is encoded by the coding sequence ATGAAACTCCCCCGTACGCTACTCCCCTCACTGGCGTCGCTTGTCCTCGCAAGCACTTCCCACGCAGGCACCTATGCCGCTCCCAAAGCGGTGGAAGCTGCCGTCGCACCTGCTCCAGACGCTACCTCCACCGTGGTGGGAGCCGCCCTGAACACCAACGACCACATGACCGAGGGCAGTGCCTTCCTGCTGCAACCCCTTTGGGATAATGTCGGCCAGCATGGCACCATGGGTGGATCCCTGTTCTTTGCCGAGCCGTACTTCACCTGGGGTGAAGAGGGCGAGTTCTCCGGTTCCCTGGGCCTCGGCTTCCGTCATCTCTTTAGCAATGAGCCAACCAGTGGTGGCAACCGTGTCACCGGTCTCCTGGCAGAGGGCCTCTTCGTCGGTGCCAACGTCTTCACCGACTACAAGCGTACCGAAGCAAATGCCGATCTCTGGCAGCTGGGCATCGGCGTGGAAGCCGGGGTGCGCTACCTCGAAGTCCGTGCGAACTACTACCTGCCGCTGCACGATGGCGAAACTATTAGCAGGTTCGATGCGACGGAATTCACCCCCACCTCGGTGGGCGGCAGCCCCGCCATTCGCGCGACCACACGCACCATCGACATCATTGAAGAGCCCATGGAGGGTTGGGACGCGGAATTGGCGCTGCTCATTCCCGGCCTCGACCAATACTTCGATGTCCGCCTGATTGGCGGCTTCTACAGCTTTGAGACCAACACGTCTGGCCGTGCTGTCGCCTACTCGAGCGATGTGGAAGGCTGGAAGGCCGGGGTCGAAGTTCGCCCTGTCCCCGCCGTGGTGCTCGCTGGCATGTGGTACGAAGACGAAAACCTCGTGGAGGACAACTGGATGGTGAGCGTGCGTCTTGAGGTTCCCCTTGGTAAGCCCGGCTCGGAATCTTTCGCCCCACGTCGTCGCCATCTGCAGGAACGCCTGCTTGAACCGGTGCACCGCCAGAACGCGGCCATCCAAACTGGCATAAGCTTTGAACCTTCGAAAGTGAAGAGCACGACCGTCCTCACCACGGCGCAACAGGCCAACCGCTTCCTCCAGGACTTAAAGGGCTGGGGCGCGGTTTATACCGGCGGCAATTCAGCCACAGTGGTGGGACCGACTTCGAATAATGGTGGCGGTAGCGATCAATTCAATGCTGGTCTCATCAAGACCGGTACAGGAGCCACCCTCACCCTCAATCAATCGGGTGCCTATATCGGCGGAGTCAGGGTCGGCGATACTAGGACAACGACTGCGGGAAACGTTGCGGTTCTTGCAAACAACGCTACTGGGCAGATCTACTTCAACGGCCAGCCCTTCACCCAAGGCGGCACATGGGGCCCGACTGGTTACACCAATCCAGACGGTTCCTTCATTCCATATCCTGCCGGATTCACTCCTCCAACGACTACTCCCTGA
- the rfbB gene encoding dTDP-glucose 4,6-dehydratase: MAAERRILVTGGAGFIGSNLVHYLLGQAGADHGVTISKVVNLDKLTYAGNRSSLAKLDGDARHVFVQGDIQDAELFGKLLKEHDINAVMHLAAESHVDRSIDSPEEFIFTNFVGTFRLLHTALQHHRERQKEGKDDFRFLHVSTDEVFGSLSPTDPAFSETTPYAPNSPYSASKAGSDHLARAYVHTYKMPLVTTNCSNNYGPFQFPEKLMPLMIQKVLRGEKLPVYGDGTNVRDWLYVEDHCRGLTLALLKGEIGETYNIGGKCEMKNIDVVHAIIAAVNAERPDLKRDPKELITFVKDRPGHDRRYAIDCSKIGRELGWEPQETFDSGMRKTVRWYLDNSEWINEIERKYQLQRLGQG, encoded by the coding sequence ATGGCAGCAGAAAGGCGCATTCTTGTCACCGGCGGCGCGGGCTTCATCGGCTCGAACCTCGTTCATTACCTCCTCGGCCAGGCCGGTGCGGACCACGGCGTGACCATCAGCAAGGTGGTGAACCTCGACAAGCTCACCTACGCGGGCAACCGCAGCAGCCTCGCCAAGCTGGACGGCGATGCGCGCCACGTATTCGTGCAGGGCGACATCCAGGACGCCGAGCTCTTCGGCAAGCTCCTCAAGGAACATGACATCAATGCCGTCATGCACCTCGCCGCCGAGTCGCATGTAGACCGCTCCATCGACTCCCCGGAAGAGTTCATCTTCACCAATTTCGTCGGCACCTTCCGCCTCCTCCACACCGCCTTGCAGCATCACCGCGAGCGTCAGAAGGAGGGCAAGGACGACTTCCGCTTCCTCCATGTGAGCACGGATGAAGTGTTCGGCTCCCTGAGCCCGACCGATCCTGCCTTCAGCGAGACCACCCCGTACGCGCCGAACAGCCCCTACTCCGCCAGCAAGGCCGGCAGTGACCACCTCGCGCGCGCCTATGTGCACACGTACAAGATGCCGCTGGTCACCACGAACTGCTCGAACAACTACGGCCCCTTCCAGTTCCCGGAGAAGCTCATGCCGCTCATGATCCAGAAGGTGCTCCGCGGAGAAAAGCTCCCGGTGTACGGAGACGGCACCAATGTGCGCGACTGGCTCTACGTGGAAGACCATTGCCGCGGCCTCACGCTCGCCCTCCTCAAGGGTGAAATCGGCGAGACCTACAACATCGGTGGCAAGTGCGAGATGAAGAACATCGACGTCGTACACGCCATCATCGCCGCGGTGAATGCCGAGCGCCCCGACCTCAAGCGCGACCCGAAGGAACTCATCACCTTCGTAAAGGACCGCCCAGGTCATGATCGCCGCTACGCCATCGACTGCAGCAAGATCGGCCGTGAACTCGGTTGGGAACCTCAGGAGACGTTCGACAGCGGCATGCGCAAAACCGTTCGTTGGTATCTCGACAACTCCGAGTGGATCAATGAGATCGAGCGCAAGTACCAGCTCCAGCGTCTGGGCCAGGGCTGA
- a CDS encoding alpha/beta hydrolase, which translates to MKPHILLLLPVLGAWLSAPSSPLRAQQSTTTDQAKTVQLLQKEVLKRYPESDKDKDGKLSAAEWGALQLDLKKRGLPPSALAPKPAQPNARYGPHERNVLDFWKAETKEPAPVLVFIHGGGFLAGNKDHIAPQSIVQCLANGVSFASINYRYSSQAIYPAPMLDGARAIQFLRSKAKEWNIDPKRIGAFGGSAGAGISMWVGFHEDLAKPDSSDPIERESSRLLCIGTLGGQGTYDPLVIKEWIGLPPAQHPALIALYGVKTFEDFSKPEIRKLATDAAAMTHLTKDDPPLFMVYSEADERVPATAKPGFAIHHPIFGHKLKESMDSLGIENVYRHTDDKKTPAAPQAMMDWLIGKLKE; encoded by the coding sequence ATGAAACCGCACATCCTCCTCCTCCTTCCTGTCCTCGGTGCCTGGCTCAGTGCTCCATCATCTCCGTTACGCGCCCAGCAATCCACGACCACCGACCAGGCAAAAACCGTGCAGCTCCTCCAAAAGGAAGTGCTCAAGCGCTATCCCGAATCCGACAAGGATAAGGATGGCAAGCTATCCGCGGCGGAGTGGGGAGCGCTGCAGCTCGACCTGAAGAAACGCGGCCTGCCACCATCAGCCCTCGCACCCAAGCCCGCGCAGCCCAATGCCAGGTATGGTCCGCACGAGCGCAACGTGCTGGACTTTTGGAAAGCGGAAACCAAAGAACCCGCTCCCGTGCTGGTCTTCATTCATGGCGGCGGCTTCCTCGCCGGGAACAAGGACCACATCGCACCCCAGTCCATCGTGCAATGCCTCGCCAACGGCGTGTCCTTTGCCAGCATCAACTACCGCTATTCCTCGCAGGCTATCTATCCAGCCCCGATGCTTGATGGCGCACGCGCCATCCAGTTCCTCCGCAGCAAGGCCAAGGAGTGGAACATCGATCCGAAGCGCATCGGCGCCTTCGGCGGTTCCGCCGGCGCGGGCATCTCCATGTGGGTGGGTTTCCATGAAGATCTTGCGAAGCCGGACAGCAGCGATCCCATCGAGCGTGAATCCTCACGCCTGCTCTGCATTGGCACACTGGGAGGGCAGGGGACTTATGATCCTCTGGTCATCAAGGAATGGATCGGCCTGCCGCCTGCGCAGCATCCCGCACTCATCGCACTCTACGGGGTGAAGACCTTCGAAGATTTCAGCAAGCCCGAGATTCGCAAGCTGGCCACGGACGCCGCCGCCATGACCCACCTCACCAAGGATGACCCGCCACTCTTCATGGTCTACAGCGAAGCGGATGAACGCGTGCCCGCGACTGCAAAACCCGGCTTCGCCATCCATCACCCGATCTTCGGCCACAAGCTCAAGGAGAGCATGGATTCCCTTGGCATCGAAAATGTCTACCGGCACACCGATGACAAAAAGACTCCAGCCGCACCGCAGGCCATGATGGATTGGCTGATTGGGAAGCTGAAAGAATAA
- a CDS encoding histidine phosphatase family protein — MALTRIFLIRHGATTLTAEDRFAGSTDVPLSDEGREQARRLARRLADLPVKAVYASPLGRTMETARILAEPHTCEVRPREGLKEIAHGHWEQLTRCEVETKYPEEAASWEEDPYTYAPPGGESGLAVTARALPALIEIVRQHEGQPVIVVSHKATIRLLLSSLLGFDPRRYRDNLDQNPAALNIVDFKDPVRARLMLFNDTSHYSDAGLDLPRAPEQNLSRWWSGNK, encoded by the coding sequence ATGGCCCTGACCCGCATCTTCCTCATCCGCCACGGCGCTACGACTTTGACTGCCGAAGATCGCTTCGCAGGCTCCACAGACGTGCCTCTTTCTGATGAGGGACGGGAGCAGGCGCGACGTCTCGCCCGGCGCCTGGCGGATCTACCGGTGAAGGCCGTCTATGCCTCGCCGCTGGGACGCACCATGGAGACTGCCCGGATTCTCGCGGAGCCTCACACCTGCGAGGTGCGGCCCCGGGAGGGACTGAAGGAGATCGCCCACGGTCACTGGGAACAGCTCACGCGTTGCGAGGTGGAGACGAAATACCCCGAGGAAGCAGCGTCGTGGGAGGAGGACCCCTATACGTATGCTCCGCCCGGTGGAGAGAGTGGTCTGGCCGTGACGGCTCGAGCCTTGCCCGCCTTGATCGAGATTGTGCGGCAGCACGAAGGTCAACCAGTGATCGTGGTCTCACACAAGGCAACCATTCGTCTGCTGCTCAGCTCGCTGCTGGGCTTTGACCCGCGCCGGTACCGGGACAACCTCGATCAGAATCCTGCTGCGCTGAACATTGTGGACTTCAAGGATCCGGTCCGCGCCCGCCTCATGCTCTTCAATGACACCTCGCACTATTCGGATGCGGGCTTGGATCTGCCCAGGGCACCGGAGCAGAATCTGTCACGCTGGTGGTCCGGCAATAAATAA
- a CDS encoding bifunctional folylpolyglutamate synthase/dihydrofolate synthase: MSRLLDIMGLPKPGQKFIHVAGTNGKGSVCAFIHSLMKAAGVNAGLFTSPHLVHFHERIRNAEREISSAEVVRGIEALKKTCEGMDPHPTFFELTFALALDWFRKRELDWAVLETGLGGRLDATNVITPEVSVITSIGLDHQEQLGNTLREIASEKSGIIKPGVPVVTLNQPPEAMKVISETARERGSRLTIVTTPLRGYRIGLFGQHQLWNASLAVAAFKAVGFQTSEPVLREGVQEVRWPGRFERFEQERIVIDGAHNPAGAETLVRTWQQAYPGEKAAVVFGAATGKDARGLIRALQPIAEHWHFTHFNSPRAQSEEFLQSELDDLYRSGVACSTHPTVESALAAARTRGGRVLVTGSLYLVGEVLALLRGEKDLFQRSAQ, translated from the coding sequence ATGTCCCGGCTGCTGGACATCATGGGCCTGCCCAAGCCGGGTCAGAAGTTCATTCACGTCGCTGGCACGAACGGCAAGGGGAGCGTGTGCGCGTTCATACACAGCTTGATGAAGGCGGCGGGTGTGAATGCCGGGCTCTTTACCTCGCCCCATCTTGTGCATTTTCACGAGCGCATCCGGAATGCGGAGCGGGAGATTTCCTCTGCGGAAGTGGTCCGGGGAATCGAAGCCTTGAAGAAGACTTGCGAGGGGATGGATCCGCATCCGACCTTCTTTGAGCTGACCTTCGCTCTGGCGCTCGACTGGTTCCGCAAGCGGGAGCTGGACTGGGCCGTGCTCGAGACGGGGCTTGGTGGGCGACTGGACGCGACCAATGTGATCACTCCCGAGGTGAGTGTGATCACCAGCATCGGATTGGATCATCAGGAGCAGCTTGGGAATACCCTCCGTGAAATTGCTTCGGAAAAGTCGGGCATCATCAAGCCGGGGGTGCCGGTGGTGACGCTCAACCAGCCACCGGAGGCCATGAAGGTGATCTCCGAGACAGCACGCGAGCGTGGCTCACGACTCACGATTGTGACGACACCGTTGCGGGGTTATCGCATTGGATTGTTCGGCCAGCACCAGTTGTGGAATGCCTCGCTCGCGGTGGCGGCATTCAAGGCGGTTGGGTTCCAGACGTCCGAGCCGGTGTTGCGCGAGGGGGTGCAGGAGGTGCGCTGGCCCGGCAGGTTCGAACGATTTGAGCAGGAGCGCATCGTCATTGATGGAGCACACAATCCCGCCGGTGCGGAAACACTGGTGCGTACCTGGCAGCAGGCCTACCCGGGCGAGAAGGCCGCCGTTGTCTTCGGCGCCGCTACAGGAAAGGATGCCCGCGGATTGATTCGCGCGCTTCAGCCCATTGCGGAGCACTGGCATTTCACCCATTTCAACAGTCCTCGTGCGCAGTCCGAGGAGTTTCTCCAGAGCGAACTGGATGATCTGTATCGCAGCGGTGTGGCATGCAGCACGCATCCCACGGTGGAGTCAGCGCTCGCTGCGGCGCGTACTCGTGGTGGACGAGTGCTGGTCACCGGCTCTCTGTACCTCGTGGGAGAGGTTCTCGCACTGTTGCGTGGTGAAAAGGATCTTTTCCAACGCAGTGCCCAATAG
- the rpiB gene encoding ribose 5-phosphate isomerase B gives MKIAIGSDHAGFRYKQAIIEHLKKAGHEVVDFGTDSDASVDYPKYIRPVAEAVATGQAERGIVLGGSGNGEAIVANRVHGIRCGLCWNLESARLTRQHNDANVLSLGERMMDEATALAIVDLFLSTPFEGGRHLARIQQIDA, from the coding sequence ATGAAGATCGCCATCGGTTCTGACCACGCGGGGTTTCGCTACAAGCAGGCCATCATTGAGCATCTGAAGAAGGCCGGGCATGAGGTCGTGGATTTCGGCACGGACTCGGATGCGTCGGTGGATTATCCCAAATACATCCGCCCTGTCGCGGAAGCAGTGGCGACGGGACAGGCGGAGCGCGGCATCGTGCTCGGTGGCTCTGGCAATGGCGAGGCCATCGTGGCAAACCGGGTGCATGGCATCCGTTGCGGTCTGTGCTGGAATCTGGAATCCGCGCGTCTCACCCGCCAGCACAACGATGCCAATGTGCTGTCCCTCGGCGAGCGCATGATGGATGAGGCGACCGCGCTGGCGATTGTCGATCTGTTCCTGAGCACGCCTTTTGAAGGTGGCCGGCACCTGGCGCGCATCCAGCAAATCGACGCTTAA
- a CDS encoding DMT family transporter codes for MPSPVLKKLQPYFPALFVLLWSSGFIGSKFGLGYAEPFTFLFIRMLVVAVLLTLVAWMTGAPWPKSRRAVWHLVVSGLLVHGIYLGGVLSAVAHGLGAGLVALIVGLQPLLTAVITTLWMRETLVARQWIGLVLGLAGVALVVSQKLTGHPDLPALALVTLALFGITLGTLYQKRFCGGMDLRTGTAVQAYTCAGLMLVLAVGFETMVVQWTPQLIFALLWLIFVLSIGAFFLLSILLRQGQSLQVTRLFYLTPPVTAVMAWLAFGEGLPPTVVAGFLVAALGVWMARQA; via the coding sequence GTGCCCTCGCCAGTCCTCAAAAAACTCCAACCGTACTTTCCCGCGCTCTTCGTGCTGCTGTGGAGTTCGGGCTTCATCGGGAGCAAGTTCGGGCTCGGCTATGCGGAGCCGTTCACCTTCCTGTTCATTCGGATGCTGGTGGTGGCGGTCCTCCTGACCTTGGTGGCTTGGATGACGGGCGCTCCCTGGCCAAAGTCGAGACGGGCAGTGTGGCACCTCGTCGTGTCCGGCCTACTGGTACACGGCATCTATTTAGGAGGGGTGCTTTCCGCGGTGGCCCACGGGTTGGGAGCTGGACTGGTGGCCCTGATTGTGGGTCTCCAACCCCTGCTCACGGCAGTCATCACCACGCTGTGGATGCGGGAGACGCTGGTGGCCCGGCAGTGGATCGGCCTCGTGCTGGGCCTCGCGGGGGTGGCCTTGGTGGTGTCGCAAAAGCTGACAGGTCATCCCGACCTTCCCGCCCTGGCCCTCGTGACGCTGGCGCTCTTTGGCATCACTCTCGGCACCCTGTACCAAAAGCGCTTCTGCGGTGGCATGGATCTGCGCACGGGGACCGCGGTGCAGGCCTACACCTGTGCCGGACTCATGCTGGTACTGGCGGTGGGGTTCGAGACCATGGTGGTGCAATGGACTCCGCAGCTCATCTTTGCCCTACTTTGGTTGATCTTTGTGCTTTCGATCGGGGCGTTCTTCCTGCTGTCCATCCTTCTGAGACAAGGGCAGTCACTCCAGGTGACACGTCTCTTCTACCTGACGCCACCCGTGACGGCGGTGATGGCGTGGCTCGCGTTTGGCGAAGGGCTGCCGCCGACCGTCGTCGCGGGATTTTTGGTAGCTGCACTGGGCGTCTGGATGGCACGGCAGGCCTGA
- a CDS encoding 3-keto-disaccharide hydrolase, which produces MTPRFIATLLATAAFTASFLSAQDADTEGFVSLYNGKDLTGWVPCNVATDTFQAKDGYIMTTGIPTGVMRTERVYENFIIELEWRHLKEAGNAGLFIWGESIPAPGVPFSRGIEVQILDPGYEKNKGAKEWFTSHGDIFPIWGATMTPVDPVAKSGKRSFPKEDRVKPSPEWNHYRAVCNNGEIRLSVNGKEVTVGKDCWPRKGYICLESEGSEAHFRNIRIKELPSTGATAEQTAREFAGFKQLFDGKTLKGWATPDDLDKWWSAHGAFFHVKEGKLGKGKDLWTEKSFKDFQLIVDWRMSKKPEPKKLVLIAPDGNEALNPDGTKQTAEVMDAGDSGIFLRGTKKAQINIFCRPCGSGEVNGFRMAKDTPADLRKLYVPKEKADNKLGSWNRFVITLQKGKLSVELNEKLVIDQAPVPGLPEKGPIGLQHYGDEMQFGNIFIKEL; this is translated from the coding sequence ATGACTCCGCGCTTCATCGCCACTCTGCTGGCCACCGCCGCTTTCACTGCTTCGTTCCTGTCTGCCCAGGATGCAGACACCGAGGGCTTCGTCTCGCTGTACAACGGCAAGGACCTCACTGGCTGGGTGCCCTGCAACGTGGCCACGGATACCTTCCAGGCGAAGGACGGCTACATCATGACCACCGGCATCCCCACCGGTGTCATGCGCACCGAGCGCGTGTATGAGAACTTCATCATCGAGCTCGAGTGGCGTCACCTGAAGGAAGCGGGCAATGCCGGCCTCTTCATCTGGGGCGAAAGCATTCCCGCTCCTGGCGTGCCCTTCTCACGCGGCATCGAAGTGCAGATCCTCGATCCGGGCTATGAGAAGAACAAGGGTGCGAAGGAGTGGTTCACCTCGCACGGCGATATCTTCCCCATCTGGGGCGCTACCATGACTCCCGTGGATCCCGTGGCGAAGAGCGGCAAGCGCAGCTTCCCCAAGGAGGATCGCGTGAAACCTTCCCCCGAGTGGAACCACTACCGCGCCGTGTGCAACAACGGTGAAATCCGTCTCTCCGTGAATGGCAAGGAGGTCACCGTGGGAAAAGACTGCTGGCCGCGCAAAGGCTACATCTGCCTGGAGAGCGAAGGCAGCGAGGCCCACTTCCGCAACATCCGTATCAAGGAACTGCCCTCCACTGGTGCCACCGCGGAGCAAACCGCACGTGAATTCGCCGGCTTCAAGCAATTGTTCGATGGAAAAACTCTGAAGGGCTGGGCCACGCCGGATGATCTCGACAAATGGTGGAGCGCCCACGGCGCCTTCTTCCACGTCAAGGAAGGCAAGCTGGGCAAGGGCAAGGACCTCTGGACGGAAAAATCCTTCAAGGATTTCCAGCTCATCGTCGACTGGAGAATGTCCAAGAAACCTGAGCCGAAGAAGCTGGTCCTCATCGCTCCCGATGGCAACGAAGCCTTGAATCCCGATGGCACCAAACAAACCGCCGAGGTCATGGATGCCGGCGACAGCGGCATCTTCCTGCGCGGTACGAAGAAAGCACAGATCAATATCTTCTGCCGACCCTGCGGCTCCGGTGAAGTGAATGGCTTTCGCATGGCCAAGGACACACCGGCAGATCTGCGGAAACTCTATGTGCCGAAGGAAAAAGCCGACAACAAACTCGGCTCATGGAATCGCTTTGTGATCACATTGCAGAAGGGAAAGCTCAGCGTGGAGCTCAATGAAAAACTGGTGATCGATCAAGCCCCCGTCCCCGGTCTCCCGGAGAAAGGGCCCATCGGCCTACAGCACTACGGAGACGAAATGCAGTTCGGAAACATTTTCATCAAGGAGCTGTAG
- a CDS encoding inverse autotransporter beta domain-containing protein encodes MKLAPSLFSLVWLVVASASHAGTYPAPKAVEAAVAPAPDATSTVLGLGLNTNDNMTEGSAFLVQPLWDTLGRHGTMGGSLFFAEPYFTWGEEGQLSGSIGLGFRHLFSNEPIGGDNRVAGLLAEGLFVGANVFADYQHTRVDSDLWQLGIGVEAGVRYLELRANYYIPLTDDSVGSYDVTEFAPTSSGGRPAIRATTRTIDIIEEPMEGWDAELALLIPGLDKYFDVRLIGGYYSFETNATGSALLYSTDVEGWKAGVEVRPVPAVVLAGMWYQDENLVEDNWLVSVRLEVPLGKPASESFTPRRRHLQERLLEPVHRQNASINTGVSLEPSGVKNTTTLTSAQQAQRFLADLKGWGAVYTGASKGPSSSSSSNHTTGSTLKVSNSSGSGGSLVVFSNAEGISGSGSLSLNKGGGTPLASVLASTGNGSVTVNDTNGSSLDRAALASTLVLASSVNTFSYNHSNNNTPPPAALAGTLTLANGTSGLVLLPPPSNLTLNTGIIPTGGGTLQLTNGGNLGGFTITGGVIRNAAGTIIGTTTAGGYIINTNPPQP; translated from the coding sequence ATGAAACTCGCTCCCTCGCTCTTCTCCCTGGTGTGGCTCGTCGTGGCAAGCGCTTCTCACGCAGGCACCTATCCCGCACCCAAGGCAGTAGAAGCGGCCGTGGCTCCGGCACCTGACGCCACCTCCACCGTGCTGGGTCTGGGGCTGAACACCAACGACAACATGACCGAGGGCAGTGCCTTCCTGGTGCAGCCACTGTGGGACACTCTGGGCCGGCATGGCACCATGGGCGGATCCCTCTTCTTTGCCGAACCCTACTTTACCTGGGGTGAGGAAGGCCAACTCTCGGGCTCCATCGGCCTTGGTTTCCGCCACCTGTTCAGCAATGAACCCATTGGTGGTGACAACCGGGTGGCAGGGCTTCTCGCCGAGGGCCTGTTCGTGGGTGCCAATGTCTTTGCCGACTACCAGCATACCCGCGTGGATTCCGATCTCTGGCAGCTCGGCATCGGCGTCGAGGCCGGGGTCCGCTATCTGGAGCTGAGGGCAAACTACTACATTCCGCTCACTGATGACAGCGTCGGAAGCTATGATGTGACCGAATTCGCTCCCACCTCCAGCGGGGGCCGCCCGGCCATCCGTGCGACCACCCGCACCATCGATATCATAGAAGAGCCCATGGAGGGCTGGGATGCTGAACTGGCCTTGCTGATCCCTGGCCTCGACAAGTATTTCGACGTGCGCCTCATCGGCGGCTACTACAGTTTCGAAACGAATGCCACCGGCAGCGCGCTGCTCTATTCCACCGATGTGGAAGGCTGGAAGGCTGGGGTGGAAGTCCGTCCTGTGCCTGCCGTCGTACTCGCCGGCATGTGGTACCAAGATGAGAACCTGGTGGAAGACAACTGGTTGGTCAGTGTGCGGCTCGAGGTTCCTCTTGGCAAGCCCGCCTCCGAATCCTTCACCCCGCGCCGCCGCCACCTGCAGGAACGTCTTCTCGAACCCGTCCACCGCCAGAATGCTTCCATCAATACCGGAGTGAGCCTTGAACCCTCCGGTGTGAAGAACACCACCACGCTTACTTCTGCCCAGCAGGCCCAAAGATTCCTCGCTGACCTGAAGGGATGGGGCGCAGTGTACACCGGCGCCAGCAAGGGCCCCTCGTCGTCTTCCTCCTCCAATCACACCACAGGCAGCACCCTGAAAGTGTCGAACTCGTCCGGATCCGGTGGTTCGCTGGTGGTGTTTTCCAACGCGGAAGGCATCTCCGGCAGCGGTTCATTGAGCCTCAACAAAGGCGGTGGCACCCCGCTCGCCTCCGTGCTGGCATCCACTGGAAACGGTTCCGTCACGGTGAATGACACCAATGGCAGCAGCTTGGATCGGGCGGCGCTCGCCTCGACGCTGGTGCTTGCCAGTTCGGTGAACACCTTCAGCTACAACCACAGCAACAACAATACTCCTCCTCCAGCAGCGTTGGCTGGGACCCTCACCCTGGCGAATGGGACCTCAGGCCTTGTTCTCCTTCCTCCGCCTTCCAATCTCACCCTCAACACAGGAATCATCCCCACGGGAGGTGGCACGCTCCAGCTCACCAACGGTGGGAATTTGGGAGGCTTCACCATCACTGGTGGTGTTATTCGTAACGCTGCAGGGACCATCATCGGCACCACCACGGCCGGCGGCTATATCATCAATACCAACCCGCCGCAGCCGTAG